Below is a genomic region from Candidatus Methylomirabilis sp..
GGGACGCAGTGTTGACGCGGCGGCCGGCGGTATCGATCAGGACGACTGGCGAGACGCGCGTGATGACCGGAAGGTCATAGGTTCCGGCAACGGGCGGGGTAAACCTGGGCGAGAATACGCCCTGAATGTATGTTTCCTCAAATCCCACGCTCTCGTGGGCATTGGCCCATGCGAAATCTGCTAGAAGGGTAACCGCCGCCAACGCTGCACCGATCAGGACAGCACCCATGCCTACTCCGGTCCGCGCAGCCCCTTGCTTCCAAAGTTCATCAGGTGAGCCCGGCCCACCGCGTTGAAGTCGGTGGTGAATGCGGGCGTGAGCTTCCCATCGCGCCAGGCATAGGCCTTGAGCCAGTAGTCTCCCGGCTTATCCCATTTTGAGAGGAGCGAGTTGGTGACGTAGAGGCGCGTGCCATCCCATGATTCGGATACCATATTCGCCATTTCGCCCAGCTTCACCTGCTCGATCAGCTTGGCTTCGAAGGGATTGGAGATGTCGTACACGCGAAGCGTACCGGCCATAAATGAGGTGACGTAGATCTTGCTGTCATCTGGGGCGATGCTGATATCGACGGGAAGGTTCTCGCCGAGATCGGCGATCGCCTTGGTCGCCCAGGTTCCGTCCTCTTGCTGGTAGATGAGGACAAGTTGGTGAGCGAGGGCCGTTGCTGTAAAGGCGTAATAATGGTTCGGCATCAGCGCCCAGCGCAACTCCAGCGGCGCGCCGGGGACTTGCAAGATCTGCAGCGGCTTGCGGGCGTGGAAGTCCCAGACCACCACCGAATCGCCGAAAGTTTTCATCGCCTCCGCATCCTTGACCAGCTCACCGAGGGGCCGCATGTAGTTCTTCTTGCCGGTGAAGGAGGAGGTGAGCATGCGATTCAGGTTCACATTGACCCGCACGTCATAGCCATAGGGCGCCTCCTTCGGCATCCAGATCGTCCGGATGAAGCGTCCCTCGTTGGAGTATTCCGCCAGCCCCGTCCTGCCTGAGCTATCGTTCGCGTTCGAGAGGGCCGTGATGAGCATCCGCCCCGGCAGGGCATAGAACGTGTGGGGACCGACGAGGCCGCCCGTGTCCTTCACGAAGCTCTTGATTGTCTTGACTAACTTGGGCTTGGCCGGGTTCGATGCCACATCGAAGATGAAGATATAGCTATCGTCCAGACCTCCGGCCCACAGATACCGCCGGTCGTCAGTGAACCCGGCATGGTGAGCCTCATGTTGCCCCGGCACGGGGGCCCGGTGGATGATCTGCCCGTAGGTCTTGGACTTGGGGTTCGCGTCAACAGTCACCAGGCTGTCGTTTCCGTCGGCCACTCCCTTGATCCCCAGCGTCCAGACATAGATATAGTCCTCCTGCCCGGTCACCTTAGGGAGGAAGGGCGACTGGCAGGTCTCATCGGCTAGAGCATGGCCACTCATCAGCATAATGGCCACAAGCCACAGCATTCCTATCAGGCGATATAGCGTTTTCATGCTCGTGCCCCTCTTTTGGCTTTTTGGATTGTCGCAACCCAAGCGTATTCTTTCATACCCCCCCAACTCGGGTCAAGCCACGCTCCCACCAACGCTACCGTAGGCAACCTCACTAATCATCATTTTTACAACTCCTTGATGCTTCGAGTGTCAATCTTAACGGCCTTTTGATTTGACCTGACCCTCTCTCAGCTCTAGGTTGATGATAGAGGGTAGGAATCCGAGGAAGAGTAGGCGGAGGGACGAATGCGAAATCCTTGGCCCATAACGAAGGAAGAGACTGAATCCAACGTATTCGAGCGTGTCGCAGAGTACCGACCGCCCTTCTCGTGGCGCACGCGGCTCTTTGGCCGCCCGCTTTCCAGTGCGGACGCGCCTCACCAGACCATCGGCAAGACGATCGGTCTGGCCGTGTTCGCCTCCGACGCGCTGTCATCGACGGCCTATGCCACTGAGGAGATTCTACTTGTGCTGGCCGCGGTGGGTGCAGCCGCCTTCGTCTACGCCTTTCCGATCGCAATCGCGATTGTGGCGTTACTGACGATCCTCACCCTCTCGTATGAGCAGACCATCCACGCCTATCCGGGCGGCGGGGGCGCGTATATCGTCGCGCGGGACAATCTGGGCGAGCTTCCTGCCCAGACGGCGGGCGCGGCGCTCCTGACCGATTACATCCTCACGGTATCCGTCTCTGTCGCGTCGGGTGTGGCCCAGCTTACCTCTGCCTACCCGTCCCTCTTCCCCTATCGGGTCATCCTGTCCGTCGTGCTGGTCCTGCTCATCATGGTGATCAACCTGCGGGGCGTCAAGGAATCCGGCGTGACCTTCTCTATCCCCACCTACTTCTTCCTCGGGATGATGTTCTTGACCGTCGGGATCGGCTTCTACCGCTACATGACGGGAAGCCTTGGCGCAGTCGTCAATCCGCCGCCCCTGCGAGCCCCTGAGATGGCCTCGGTGTCACTCTTCTTGATCCTTCATGCCTTCTCGAATGGCACGACCGCTGTGACAGGGACGGAGGCCATCTCAAACGGCATCACCGCATTTAAGGAGCCCAAGAGCCACAACGCAGGTATCACGCTGATCTGGATGTCGGCGATTCTGGGCACGCTGTTCCTGGGCATCACCTACCTTGCGGTCAAAATGGGTACCATCCCATCAGAGGCAGAGACCGTGATCTCGCAACTGGCCCGCACAGTATTCCAGGGGCAGGGGCCGCTCTACCTGGCTGCCATCTCAGCCACTACCCTCATCCTTGTTATGGCCGCCAATACCGCATTTGCGGACTTCCCTCGACTCAGCGCTCTGCATGCCGGCGATGGGTTCCTGCCCCGCCAGCTCACCTACCGGGGAAGCCGTCTCGTCTACTCGCGGGGTATCATCGCCCTCGCGCTGATTGCCTCGGCACTGATCGTACTCTTCCAGGCGAGTGTCACCGCCCTGATCCCCCTCTATGCGATCGGGGTGTTTCTCTCATTCACGCTCTCGCAGGCCGGCATGGCGTGTCGGTGGTGGAAGGCCGGTCACCTCGCCCCCGGCGTGGAAGTTCAGGAGCCGGGCTCGGTACTTCGGCATGAACCGCGCTGGGCGCTGAAGATGGGGATCAACGGGTTCGGCTCGATCTGTGCGGCCATCGTGATGGTGGTCTTTGCCGCCACGAAGTTTCGCGACGGGGCGTGGATCGTCGTCCTTCTTGTGCCTGCGATGGTCGTGGTCTTCTTCGCCATCCACCACCATTACCGGGATCTGGCTGCCCACCTGTCGTTGGAGGATTTCGGCCCGCCCCAGCGCATGTCGCGGCATCGGGTAATCATGCCCATCAGCGGTGTCCATCGTGGGACCGTTGCCGCGCTCCGCTACGCCCGATCGCTCTCCGACGACATTACGGTGGTCTACGTCTCCATGGATCCGGCTGAAGCCGAGCGGGTGCGCAATAAGTGGGAATGGTGGGGCGAGGGGGTCCGCCTCATCGTCCTGCATTCCCCCTACCGGCTGTTCCTCGAACCTCTGGTTGGCTACATCGAGGAGATTGCGGCTCAGCGCCAACCCAATGAGACTATTACCATTGTCGTGCCGCAGTTCGTACCCCGCCGCAGGTGGCATAACCTCATGCATACTCAAGCAGCCATGTGGTTGCGGATGGCCTTACTCTTTAAACGCGGGGTTGTGGTGACCAACGTCCCCTACCAACTCGAGTAATCATGACGAGTCATACTTCAGCCTCCGGCGAAGCGTGTGCTATGCTTGGTTAGTTAGGCAGTTCCGAATAGCCGTACCATCGTGTAAGGCACATGTGACCACGACATCATGCAACAAGAGGGGCTGTCGATCTCGTCCGTCACCGTAGCAGCTCGTCCGCACAACCCGGATTGGGCTGCCTACGGCCGGGCCACGGCCGTCGTCGCGCTCTGCACGGCGGTGGCGTGGCTGATGTTCCCGTATTTCGAAGCCTCTAATCTGATCATGGTGTATCTGCTCGGGGTAACCGGTGTCGCCGCCCGCTCCGGCCCCGGCCCCTCGGCCCTCGCGTCGGTCCTGAGCGTGGCGGCCTTCGATTTTTTCTTCGTGCCCCCCTATCTTACCTTTGTGGTGGCCGATGCCCAATACCTCGTCACCTTCGGTGTCATGTTGGTGGTCGCGCTTGTCATCAGCGGCCTGACCGTGCGTATCCGCGCCCAGGCAGAGACCGCGCGGCAGCGCGAGCGGCGGACGGCCGCGCTGTACGCGCTGAGCCGGGAACTGGCGAGCACACGAGGAGTCGAACACGTGCTGCGGGCCGCCACACGACACATCGCTGAGGTTTTCGGCGGCCATATCGCAATTCTGCTCCCCGACCCGAGCGGCCACCTCAGCCTTCAGATCGGTCTTCCTGCCCAGTTCGGGATGACCCCCTCGGAGCTTGGGGTGGCCCAGTGGGTGTACGAACATGGGCAGATGGCCGGATGTGGAACGGCCACCCTCCCCGGGGCAAAGGCCCTGTACCTCCCGCTGATTGCGTCGCATGGGACCCTTGGCGTGCTGGGGCTTCAGCCGGCGGTTCCGCACTCGCTTGAAGCCCCTGAGCAACTCCATCAGCTTGAGACGTTTGCCAACCAGACCGCCTTGGCGCTCGAGCGCACGCAGCTCGCCGAGGCCGCGCAAGAAGCACAGATACGCGCAGAGACGGAGCGGCTGCGCAGCTCGCTCCTGAGTTCGGTGTCCCACGATCTCAGGACGCCCCTTGCCACCATCACCGGCGCCGCGAGCAGCCTGCTGGAGAGTGAGGAAAAGTTCGACGCGCCGACGCAGCGAGAACTGCTCGAATCGCTGTCCGAGGAGGCCGACCGCCTCAATCGCCTGGTGAACAACCTGCTCGAGATGACGCGGCTTGAGTCTGGAACCCTGCAGGTCCGAAAAGAGTGGTACCCGCTGGAGGAGGTCGTCGGCGCCGCGCTGGGCCGCCTGGCGAAGCTCTTGCGCGACCGCCCCGTGACCACTTCGTTGCCGGCTGATCTGCCCCTCGTCCCGATCGACGACGTCCTGCTCGAGCAGGTGCTGATCAATCTGCTGGACAACGCGGTCAAGCATACCCCTGACGGAAGCCCTCTGGAGATCACGGCGTGGGCGCACGATGCAACGGTCACCGTGGAGGTCGCTGATCGGGGGCCAGGCCTGCCGTCCGGCGACGAGAAGCGGGTCTTCGACAAGTTCTATCGCGGGTCCGGCTCCACCTCGCGTGGCGCCGGTCTTGGGCTGGCGATCTGCCGGGGGATTGTGGAGGCGCATGGCGGTCGCATCTGGGCTGAGAACCGACCGGAGGGCGGTGTGGCGTTCTGCTTTACTATCCCTCTGACCGGCACACCCCCGGAACTGGAGGGGATCGATGCCTGATATTCCGGACAGTCTGGCGGCGGCGGCCCAGGAGGAGAGACCGGATACTCCGACGTGTGGCCCGGCCGTCGTACTCATTGAGGACGAACGGCCGATACGACGCTTTCTCCGCGCTACATTGATGAGTCAGGGGTACCGCCTGTTTGAGGCGGCCACGGGTGAAGAGGGCTTGGCGGAGGCGGCTGCGCGCCCACCCGACGTCGTCATCCTCGACCTCGGTCTGCCCGACATCGACGGTCTCGAGGTCATCCGTCGGCTTCGCGAGTGGACCGCCGTGCCGATTATCGTGCTGTCGGCGCGGGGGCAAGAACGCGACAAGATCGCTGCGCTGGATGCGGGTGCGGACGACTATGTAAGCAAGCCGTTTGGTGTGGGCGAGTTGCTCGCTCGCATGCGGGTGGTCTTACGACACGCAGCGCGTAGCTCCACAGAGACTGCCGAGTCAACGTTCTGCGTGGGCGATCTGCATGTGGATCTGGCGGTGAGAAGGGTTACGGTCGAGGGGAGGGAGGTCCACCTGACCCCAATCGAGTACAGGTTGCTGACGACGCTCATTCGCTATGCGGGAAAGGTGGTAACCCAGCAGCAGTTGTTGAAGGAGGTCTGGGGCCCCCAGTCCACCGAGCAGGCCCACTACCTCCGGGTCTACGTCGCCCAGCTCAGACGGAAGCTCGAAGCCGACCCGGCGCGTCCACGCTATCTGCTGACCGAACCCGGCGTAGGCTACCGCTTGGCATCGGAATAGCCGCAGGAGGCTAGTCCCGTTCGCTGCCCAGGCCACCCAGGGCTAACGTGGCGAAGGTCTCGGCGAGTCCCGCTGTCAATCGGGTCAGCTCCGGATAGGCCAGCTTCTCGGGAGTGTCTTGGCTCGTATGGTAGTACGGGTAGCGGTAAAAGGCGGTGTCGGTGACCATGAAGGCAGGGTAGCCTTGCCGCCAGAACGACCAGTGATCGCTCCAGGCGACCCCCGGGATAAAGAAAAAGGTCGCCACGTGCTCGAGCGGAAAGTCGGAGGTTTGGCGGAAGGCCTCTGCCGCGCGGCGCATAAGGGCGCGCGAGCGAAAGTTGGAAACGAAGCTGATAAAGTTGGCTCGGTTCGGATAGAAGAAGCGGAACAGGGGTGGGTAGCGTTGGCTGCCAGTCTTGTCACAGTAGCAGCCGATCGTTTCCAGCGAGACCATCAAGCGAATGACATCGCCGCGAGCACGGGCGGCCTTGGCATAGACGACGCTCCCCTGCCGCCGTGTAAAGAAGAATGGCGGCTCCTCATTGACGAAGGCCACGAAGCGAACCGTCAGCGCCGGCGTGATGTCGGTGAACAGTCGGGACAGCTCCAACAAGGCGGCGACACCGCTGGCATTGTCATTGGCACCCGGGCTCCCCATCACCGAATCGTAGTGGGCGCCGATGAGCAGGATCTCACCCGGTCGAGCGCTCCCAGGCCGCGAGACCTCCAGGTTGGCCCACTGCGTGCCGGAGAGATCGTACCAGTGCGGGATGACCTGGTAGCCCTGGCAGTGCCACTCGGCCTCGATGTAGTCGGCGGCGGCCCGCAGCGCCTCCGGTCGGGACACGTTGCGCTCGCCGATCTCGCCGGCGAGACGTTCGACGTGGGCTCGAAGGCGCTGAGAGGAGACGTCTCCTGTGATGCATGCGGTTTTGACGGCTGGTTTTAGCGTGTGCGGCATGGTATCATCCAGCGATGTCAGATCGCGCTGGTCTCGATCCTGATCGATATAGGCTGATCGTGACATTTCCCATTCTCGGATAATTTTACACTAGAGGGTGGGTATTCTGATTGAAAACCTTTCACAGAAAGGGGGAGAGCATGAGGTACGTGACTGCGCTGGGTTTGGCTTTGCTGCTTCTTGCACACAGCACGGCGAGCTGGGCTGCGTCAGGGACGCAAGAAAGTACGCTGTCGCAAATCGGGACAGGGGTGGGAAGCGGGCTAGGGACAGTGGTCTATTTTCCGTTTAAGGCGGTCTTCTGCCTGGGCGGGGGAATCGCAAGCGGCTTTACATTGATCTTTGCCGGCCGCGACAACGCTGACAAGGTAGCCGGTGCTGCCTGCCGTGGGACTTGGGCCATCACACCCGATATCATCAATGGGAAGGAACCGGTAAAGTTTGTGGGTGATCCCTCTGCGCGATAGTCGAGAGCGCGCCAACCTCTTGAATTTTCCCCTTGGAGCAACGCGGCAATCGTGTTATAGTGACTTGAAATTGCAGTTGCAAGATCGATCGAGGCCGTGACGCGGCTCGATCCAGTGTCGAGCTGGGACCTTCAGAGCCTGCACGGCGACTTCTCCGGTGATCCCGCCGTTAGCCCCACTCAATCCGACCGGACAAACAACGCGGGTGTGCTGTGCCCATCAATGGACAGGCGCGCCCAAAAGCAGCATTAGGAGGATTATGTCGTTTTCGTCATTCTCACTCAACGCGAACCTGTTGAAAGCCGTCCAGAACATGGGGTTTGATCGCCCCACACCGATCCAGCGCCTCGCCGTTCCGCCCCTTCTGGAGGGCCGGGACGTCATGGCCAGCGCCGTGACAGGGAGCGGCAAGACCGCGGCGTTCCTGCTGCCTATCCTCCATCGCCTTATGGAGAAGCCCAGGGGAACCACGAGGGCGCTGATCCTGGCGCCTACCCGTGAGCTGGCGGCGCAGATTTCGGAGCACCTCCACGATCTTGCAGCGCACACGCCCCTGAAGGGGGCCGCGGTCTACGGGGGCGTCTCCATGGGGCCCCAGGAAGCGGCGTTTCGCCGAGGCGTGGACGTCCTGATCGCTACCCCAGGCCGGCTCCTCGACCACTGCCAGTACCCGTATGCGCGCCTCGCCGGCATTGAGCACCTCGTGCTCGATGAGGCGGACCGCATGCTCGATATGGGCTTTCTGCCCGACATCCGCCGCATCCTCCACCACGTCCCCAAGCAACGGCAGACGCTGCTGTTTTCGGCGACCTTGCCGGCGCCGATCGTGGAACTTGCCAAGGACATGCTGCAGAATCCAGTCTCTCTGAATATCGAGCGGAAATCTGCGCCGGCGGCGGGGATCACCCATGTGGCCTACCCTGTCCCGCATGAGCTGAAGTCCGTTCTCTTCCTGGAACTGGTAAAGAACAGCGCGTCCAAGCACGTACTGGCCTTTACCCGAACCAAGCACCGGGCCAACCGGCTTGCCGACTTCCTCGAAAAGCACGGCGTCACCTGCGAAAGGATCCATGGGAACCGCAGCCAGGCGCAGAGGACCGACGCCCTGGCCAGCTTCAAGAGGGGACGGTGTCGCGTCCTCGTCGCGACAGACATCGCCGCTCGCGGTATCGACGTGGAAGCATTAGGCCTCGTCGTGAATTTCGACGTTCCGCAGCTCCCAGAGGATTATATCCACCGGGTCGGGCGCACGGGACGGGTGGATGCCACGGGTGATGCCTACACCCTTGTCTCGCCGAACGAAGAGGACAACCTTCGTATGATCGAGCGCGCCATCGGCACACGCCTGCCGCGTCAGAAGGTTCAGGGGTTCAATTACGCACATGCTCCCGCGGAGCGCTTTGAGGTTCCCCTCGTCGAACGCATCGCCGCCATCCGCGCCCGAAAAGCGGAGGAGCGGGTCCGAGCGAAGGCGAATGCTGCGCGCCGGGCCACGCCAGGGATCACGGTGGGTCCCGCCGGAAACGGGACAGCGGGGCAGAACCCCAGGAGCAATCGCTCAGCCAGCCCAAGCCGCTGGGCCGGAAAGCCGGTCACAGGGAAGTCCTTCAGCAGGCCAGTGAGTGGACGCGCGAACGGGCAGGCCGGCTGGCGAAGCAATGGCTCCGCCACAGAGCCACGGAGCGCTCGTAGGGCGTAGCACACATCTATGCGGGCCGGAATGGGCTTGGTGGCTGGCGCCACCAAGCCAGTTTCCTTCCGCTCCTCGCTCCAGGCAACGTAATTCCCCCCTCAGCCCCACCCACACCCGACTGTCTCAGGTTGAGCGCTGTAAACCACTTCGTCTCTCGCTTGCACCCTTGATGAGCCAGCCCTCCCAAGATACTCAGTCACCACAAGAAGGTGTTGGGTTCTGTCCTCATTCATCTCACTGCCTCCGGGTCCCCGGAGACTCGTTTGACAGGGTGAGCTGATTTCATATACTCTCGTAGCACCTCGTGGTCAGGAATGGACACTCTTCACAAGTGCGAGGCAGGATCGGACATGACTTCTGAAGAAGGCTGGGTCGGTATCGAGGAGCTGGCCGCCAACTGGCGAGCGCGAATTGACCAGCGGCTCACCGCCGATGAGGGCACGCTTTTTAGCCGGAGGTAAGAGTTAGAGATGGTAAAAGCGCCAACAATCTATCCCTGGAAGGTGACGCCCGAAAAAGTCGAGGCGGCTATCCGAAAAATCGTAGAAGTCGCTCGGCCCGTGAAGCTCATTCTGTTCGGCTCCTATGTACGGGGTGAGACGAACATCAACAGCGACGTGGACATCCTCGTGATCGTTCCGGACACTGTCGCCAATCCAAGGGAAGAGAGCATCCGACTCCAAAGCGAACTGCGAGACATCCTCATGCCTATGGACATCCTGGTCGTGCCCGAATCTCAGTGGGAAGCGTTCAAGGAGATCCCGGGGCTGATTTATCGAGAAGCCTGGACCACGGGGAGGGTAATGTATGAATCCTGAGGGTCTCAAGCGAGTTCCCGGTTCACCGGAGGAATGGCTGGAGTATGCCGAAAGCGATTTGAGGCTCGCCCAGATGGCCAGTCAAGATTCTGGTATTCGCCGGGAGCAAGTATGCTTTCATACCCAGCAGGCAGCAGAGAAATCGATCAAGGCTGTGCTCTTACTCCACAGGATTAATTTTCCTCTGACACACAACATCGAACAACTCCTCTCGCTGGCTGAGAGCAGTGGTGTTGTATTGGCAGATGAAGTGCGAAATGCAGGACTGTTGACTCCGTACGCCGTGGAGACCAGGTATCCTGGGCCCTGGATCGAGATCGGCGACTCCGAAGTGCAAGAGGCCCTGCGGGCAGCGGAACGGACAGTTGCGTGGGCGCGGATCACCATTGCGCAGTTCGGGAAGAGGGGAACATGACGATACAAGCGCTTCGTCCCTGGACCGACCTCGTGAA
It encodes:
- a CDS encoding selenium-binding protein SBP56-related protein, coding for MKTLYRLIGMLWLVAIMLMSGHALADETCQSPFLPKVTGQEDYIYVWTLGIKGVADGNDSLVTVDANPKSKTYGQIIHRAPVPGQHEAHHAGFTDDRRYLWAGGLDDSYIFIFDVASNPAKPKLVKTIKSFVKDTGGLVGPHTFYALPGRMLITALSNANDSSGRTGLAEYSNEGRFIRTIWMPKEAPYGYDVRVNVNLNRMLTSSFTGKKNYMRPLGELVKDAEAMKTFGDSVVVWDFHARKPLQILQVPGAPLELRWALMPNHYYAFTATALAHQLVLIYQQEDGTWATKAIADLGENLPVDISIAPDDSKIYVTSFMAGTLRVYDISNPFEAKLIEQVKLGEMANMVSESWDGTRLYVTNSLLSKWDKPGDYWLKAYAWRDGKLTPAFTTDFNAVGRAHLMNFGSKGLRGPE
- a CDS encoding APC family permease, producing the protein MRNPWPITKEETESNVFERVAEYRPPFSWRTRLFGRPLSSADAPHQTIGKTIGLAVFASDALSSTAYATEEILLVLAAVGAAAFVYAFPIAIAIVALLTILTLSYEQTIHAYPGGGGAYIVARDNLGELPAQTAGAALLTDYILTVSVSVASGVAQLTSAYPSLFPYRVILSVVLVLLIMVINLRGVKESGVTFSIPTYFFLGMMFLTVGIGFYRYMTGSLGAVVNPPPLRAPEMASVSLFLILHAFSNGTTAVTGTEAISNGITAFKEPKSHNAGITLIWMSAILGTLFLGITYLAVKMGTIPSEAETVISQLARTVFQGQGPLYLAAISATTLILVMAANTAFADFPRLSALHAGDGFLPRQLTYRGSRLVYSRGIIALALIASALIVLFQASVTALIPLYAIGVFLSFTLSQAGMACRWWKAGHLAPGVEVQEPGSVLRHEPRWALKMGINGFGSICAAIVMVVFAATKFRDGAWIVVLLVPAMVVVFFAIHHHYRDLAAHLSLEDFGPPQRMSRHRVIMPISGVHRGTVAALRYARSLSDDITVVYVSMDPAEAERVRNKWEWWGEGVRLIVLHSPYRLFLEPLVGYIEEIAAQRQPNETITIVVPQFVPRRRWHNLMHTQAAMWLRMALLFKRGVVVTNVPYQLE
- a CDS encoding DUF4118 domain-containing protein — its product is MQQEGLSISSVTVAARPHNPDWAAYGRATAVVALCTAVAWLMFPYFEASNLIMVYLLGVTGVAARSGPGPSALASVLSVAAFDFFFVPPYLTFVVADAQYLVTFGVMLVVALVISGLTVRIRAQAETARQRERRTAALYALSRELASTRGVEHVLRAATRHIAEVFGGHIAILLPDPSGHLSLQIGLPAQFGMTPSELGVAQWVYEHGQMAGCGTATLPGAKALYLPLIASHGTLGVLGLQPAVPHSLEAPEQLHQLETFANQTALALERTQLAEAAQEAQIRAETERLRSSLLSSVSHDLRTPLATITGAASSLLESEEKFDAPTQRELLESLSEEADRLNRLVNNLLEMTRLESGTLQVRKEWYPLEEVVGAALGRLAKLLRDRPVTTSLPADLPLVPIDDVLLEQVLINLLDNAVKHTPDGSPLEITAWAHDATVTVEVADRGPGLPSGDEKRVFDKFYRGSGSTSRGAGLGLAICRGIVEAHGGRIWAENRPEGGVAFCFTIPLTGTPPELEGIDA
- a CDS encoding response regulator, which codes for MPDIPDSLAAAAQEERPDTPTCGPAVVLIEDERPIRRFLRATLMSQGYRLFEAATGEEGLAEAAARPPDVVILDLGLPDIDGLEVIRRLREWTAVPIIVLSARGQERDKIAALDAGADDYVSKPFGVGELLARMRVVLRHAARSSTETAESTFCVGDLHVDLAVRRVTVEGREVHLTPIEYRLLTTLIRYAGKVVTQQQLLKEVWGPQSTEQAHYLRVYVAQLRRKLEADPARPRYLLTEPGVGYRLASE
- a CDS encoding M28 family metallopeptidase → MSRSAYIDQDRDQRDLTSLDDTMPHTLKPAVKTACITGDVSSQRLRAHVERLAGEIGERNVSRPEALRAAADYIEAEWHCQGYQVIPHWYDLSGTQWANLEVSRPGSARPGEILLIGAHYDSVMGSPGANDNASGVAALLELSRLFTDITPALTVRFVAFVNEEPPFFFTRRQGSVVYAKAARARGDVIRLMVSLETIGCYCDKTGSQRYPPLFRFFYPNRANFISFVSNFRSRALMRRAAEAFRQTSDFPLEHVATFFFIPGVAWSDHWSFWRQGYPAFMVTDTAFYRYPYYHTSQDTPEKLAYPELTRLTAGLAETFATLALGGLGSERD
- a CDS encoding DEAD/DEAH box helicase, which produces MSFSSFSLNANLLKAVQNMGFDRPTPIQRLAVPPLLEGRDVMASAVTGSGKTAAFLLPILHRLMEKPRGTTRALILAPTRELAAQISEHLHDLAAHTPLKGAAVYGGVSMGPQEAAFRRGVDVLIATPGRLLDHCQYPYARLAGIEHLVLDEADRMLDMGFLPDIRRILHHVPKQRQTLLFSATLPAPIVELAKDMLQNPVSLNIERKSAPAAGITHVAYPVPHELKSVLFLELVKNSASKHVLAFTRTKHRANRLADFLEKHGVTCERIHGNRSQAQRTDALASFKRGRCRVLVATDIAARGIDVEALGLVVNFDVPQLPEDYIHRVGRTGRVDATGDAYTLVSPNEEDNLRMIERAIGTRLPRQKVQGFNYAHAPAERFEVPLVERIAAIRARKAEERVRAKANAARRATPGITVGPAGNGTAGQNPRSNRSASPSRWAGKPVTGKSFSRPVSGRANGQAGWRSNGSATEPRSARRA
- a CDS encoding nucleotidyltransferase domain-containing protein, which gives rise to MVKAPTIYPWKVTPEKVEAAIRKIVEVARPVKLILFGSYVRGETNINSDVDILVIVPDTVANPREESIRLQSELRDILMPMDILVVPESQWEAFKEIPGLIYREAWTTGRVMYES
- a CDS encoding HEPN domain-containing protein, with translation MNPEGLKRVPGSPEEWLEYAESDLRLAQMASQDSGIRREQVCFHTQQAAEKSIKAVLLLHRINFPLTHNIEQLLSLAESSGVVLADEVRNAGLLTPYAVETRYPGPWIEIGDSEVQEALRAAERTVAWARITIAQFGKRGT